Within Aspergillus oryzae RIB40 DNA, chromosome 2, the genomic segment TCTCAGAAGAAACGCAAACACAAATAAACTTGTTCGGTCTAAGAATTATTCGCCATCCTGCGGGACCACCCGATGATATTGCCCACGGCTTCACGCCAGCATCTATATACCCAAAGCGTGCGGTGTTTTCATCAACAAGAGTACCACCGACTTCTGCGGAGTAGAGTACGAAGAGAGATTAGGGCATATATATCTTGCGCTTTCCTGTTTCTCTTTGATGCGCTTTGTTTTCAAGCAGCTTCGGAGATGAACCACCTTCTCGGAACCCGATGTTACTTACCACCACAAGTGCAGCGCCGCTTATATATAAGGGCTCCCTTCCGCTTTTGGGCGTTGTCTCCCACAAAGCCGACATGGAAAGCAGCGTTTCAGATCGGCAGCTCCTCAACATTGAGCAGAACAGACTCGGGGTTTGTCGTTGCTCTGCTGTCTTCTCTGAATGAGAGACTGATGAGCGGCCTCGTGGTACCATCTTTATCAGCCTTGTTCAAAAACAGCAGACGGCTTGGATTCCCTCTATAGTTCCGGAAATCAAGAATTGGATTCAACATGGATTTACGAAGCTGAGCAGTTACGCTCACTCACGTTCAGCACTCAGACACTTACATTTTCTATTCACTTTTTACGTAGCTTGCAGTCATTCATAATGTATAATATGGTGAAAGCAACTAATCACGTTGTACAAGCGCGTCCCTGTCCATTTATTCTCGCTTACATGACGCCGCAGGAGGTATACCACTCTCAATCCGCTTAGATGATTACAGCCTCAGGAAATTCCTCTCGCGTGGAGAGGCTGAAATTATCAGTAGGTGTCTCAAGGTAGAAAAGATCCTCTTGTAGTCAAGGGGACTGAAGTAATAGCAAGCGCTATAGCATACAAGGTCTCACCTAACTATATTTGTTATTTGTGATCTCCTCATTTTGCTTGTTCACCCCTCTAAATTGCCGCTTTTCACCACATATCGTCTGGGTATTTTGATTAAGATGCTCGCTTCTTTTACCACGTTCCTCTCTGATGCTCTCGCTTTTGTGTCAATCGATCCATATTGCTCTACTCAAGCATATTGCTAGAATCTTACCCGCCATTGTATGTCACTAACTTGAAGTATACCTTACAAACACTTTACCTTAAAACGAGACACTTTGCTTTGATGAAGTGAAATCTCTCTGAACAAGACCAGGGTGCTAAGGTACTTTACAATGTTCCGGTCATTCGAAGATCACCAGAATAAGCATTGGTATATCCTACGATTGTTGTGAGATATATAAGTAGTCTTTGTGTCTTGATCTGCCTAGCAGTTGAGTATTCTTGAAGTTACTTATCTTGCCAATTCATTATATTtggggggtttttttttcttaagtAAATATGAATATGTTTAGAGCACAAATTTAGTGATAGATATTTATACAGTAACCATGAGAGGAAAATGCGCTCCACTACTATACTCAACAGTTAATAGAGCTAGGCTGTAATTACATAGATAAGTGAAGCTAAGTGACAACTTATTGAGTGACTATTGGGGTCATTCTTGTCACTTCTCCTatcaaacaaaggaaatattagTATATCTGTTAAAACTGTGAATTTATGCCCTTGAGTTTTATACTCGCTCCTTtaatcttcttttctgacatccaagaaacccacctATGTGTGAAGTATATCTCCATATCCTGTGGCTATATGTTAGCCAGCACTATTGATGGAGTATACCTCCATATCTTGTGGCTGTATAATAGCTAGAACCCAGAAAACCACCCATATATAGTTATTTCTCTATATCCTATAGAGGTATACTCCGAATTCGAGCACATAATGATATATATCGCAGCAAACACAGCCAAAAATCTCCTAGTCTTAACAAGACATCACCCTTGTTAACTATCACTTCTTAATGGCATGATCTCCATGTCTTACGAACTTGATGACATAATGAATCACTTCCGTTTGTCCCGGAGACTCAGCGATTCTTCTTGGAGCATTGGCAATGGTGCGATTATGAGGGTTATATTGCCGGCAATTTGCCAATTAAAGATCTTTGATCAGCTATATTCCATATTGAGTATCACGGTATTCGATATGTATTGGTGTCAAATATACACAGTACTGTAGGTCAGCTTTCCATCTATTGTAAAGTATCATTGATATCGTTGATATGGTTTATTAGATATGATTAAGGTCAAGAAAGTGTCAATAATGAAATGACCGATATCTATTTGCATTCATAGATATGATCAGTATACCACTTATGCGCCTCAATGCTCTGCGTCTTCTGTCCAGCGTTTCCCATATCAGAATCCGCCTCATTGATCATCTCGATATCCGCCGTGCCAACAGTCTCATTGTTGCCACTGGGAATCCAATACTCGGGACTAGTCTGATGATACCCGAGCAGACGAGGCGGCAAGCGAGGAACGATATCATTGGAATGAGTAACACGAAAATTCGAGCCCTGTCCTGAGGCATAGTCCGCGAATTCCTGATTTCCTACACGAGGAGATCCATAGGTATACTATTCCCTTTGTGTTAGCACCACACTCATACCATAAAACCAGGAGAAAACACTCACCAATGCAACCTCAGATCCCGAATTCCGCAAAACAGTCGCCGCGAGAGTCCCAACCGCACCACCGAAACTATGTCCGGTCACGGCGAGCTTGAACCCAGGGTAAGCCTGATGGGCCTTCTTCACACCATCCAACGTAGCGGTAGCTACCGACTCCCAGGACTTCCAGAAGCCGGTGTGCACTTTGCATCCGTCACAGAGTTCATCGACATCCTCCTTTATGAGCTGGACGTTGGCAGCCCAGGTCTCAATCGACCTGGTTCCTCGGAAGGAGAGAACGATCTGCTGGTTTGACTCATCTACGGCGAGGAATCCGGCTACGTCGCCAAAggctttgttgctttttttggttcGTATGTTAGCTGGTTTGGGGTGATGTTGGATGCATAGGTGCTTGTGGTAAGTCAGTCAGACGTACTCTTCAAACTCAGCCAGAGTCTTGGTGTTCGCTCCCTCGACAAGAGGACAATTCCCAACAGAGCAGGTGAGCTTTGTATTCGGGGagttggtgttggaggagCAGTATGCTGCTGCCGCATACTGTGCGTATAGGGtgagctgttggaggaaTTGCGGCGAAACCTCTGAATTCATCATTAAAATCTGATGTCTCATATGACAGCTACCCCATATACAGGGGTAGCATTCGGCACTCACCTCTAGGGGTTATTTGAGCCGAAGAAGGGGCAGCAACGCCCAGGCCTGCACAGGCCGCGAAAGCCGTCAAAACTTTGCCGAGATGGTGCATTGCGCGAATATTAtacaaaaaagaataatatatGTAttaaacaaaggaaaaaagccAATTGAAATGAGAGGACAGGTCCAAGGGACAGAAGGCAAGCCCTATGAACCCAGAATTTAGCCCTTGTGATACCACAACGCCGGAGGTACTCAGACCTGCCGTTTATCCCTTCTTCAAACCGATCCAGAGGTATCCATGGAACCCGTAAACAACCTTATATACCTAGACACAGACAGGCAGCAGTCACCGAGCCCAACTACCGTAGCCCCCACACCAGGAGGTTAAACTCCTCAACGGTATTCCGGTGGGATACACAGATCACATCTGCCAAGATAAACCGTAGTGTATCCCAGAGCATCAGGCAATAAAGCTAAAACAATAGGAAAAGGCAGGTCAATACAAGATTGAAGATCGGCAGTGTGAAGAGGCTTAGACCACGGTAATAGGAACGAATCAGAAACCAAGACCACAGATCATGGAAGCTACAATGTAAGAATTCTTCGCAAAGTGTATACGACAGAGAAGCTAAGTAGCCCGCGTCCCTGCGCCAAGTTTATAGTTCCCATACCTGCCCATGGGTTCGCTAGTGGGGACTTTCCCAAATCCTTACCCTAACGGTTGACGAACAGCCACTTCAGGTCCCAGGGGTGGACGGGACCAATGAACGGCTCTTGTTAGCTCGTTTTGTCTTGGGAtgatcctttcttttctgctccGTTCCGTAGATGTACTTAGTGCTTATCACTGGGCTATCTCAGCCGTAGGGGATTGTTTGAACCAACGAGGGATCTTGGCGATGGAGCGTTGATAAACTGTTGTCATATCGCCGACATTTCCCCCTTCGGAAGGATTCCGTTTCCTCTATATTAGTTAAACGAGTCCGCGGCATTGAGTGAGCACATTTTGGTCTACTAGTAGGTGCTACTTTGGGAGAGGATCCAGTCAGGTTGACTTTAGGACTGTCTTTCTCATCCATTCGTGGTATGGGGTTTGGGGTTTACTGCGGTGTGACAGTAGTATTGTTGGGAGATTTTTGGTGTATTTAGTGCTATTAAGGACCGACATATGTGGAGGACACGCGACGATGAATCACTAGTCGTCCCTGTTTCTCCTTCCGTATAGCTGCAGATGCTTCCTGCAGGGGCTGTAGATTCCAGGTCGGATCGGGTGGTTGGTGTGCACTCGTTATCTGATGCTCAGCATTCTATGCATACCATTTTATTTTGTAATGTTTTGGAGAAAGGATGGATCATTATCGGAAAAATACAACAGAGAACATCCCGCTCCATAAAACGCCGGCCAATAATAAAACTCATCATATCTTCGAAGAAACGGCAATCAACGGGACGCAAACAGACTAACGTCCAATTGTCGAGCAACGCATATATGTACTCACCCTCGGGCCAGGCCAATCCTCACTGTCCTCCATTCTCGGTTGTGTCTCCGGTGTAGTCGGCCATTCCTTCGTCCTGCCCTTCATTGTCTCCTGCGAGGACCTTAGTCTTAGGGATCTGGCCTTCAGGCAGTGGTGTACCCGGGGTCGCGGCGACGACGTTATCGTTCTCATCCACAAATTCAAAGTTATAGCGAGACAGTAGATGAGGAATAGCCGACAGTTGCGGACCATAACGGGCGGTGTTGTCGTACAGTTCGAACAGCGGCACAGCAAGAAGCTTCATGTTCTTCGGTACTGAGAGGACCTCTGGAAAGGGATGGAGTCAGATAGGTCCAACATAACAGGGACAAGAATCGAGGCTCGAGACTCACTCTTCTTAGGCAGCTGAATGAAGTACAACTTTTTGCACTCCTTTGGCCGGGTAACATGACCAGGCAGGAAGGGATACATGAAGGTCTCAAAATTCGGCCGCCACCATTGCGCAAGTGTGTCGCCGATTTCCCAGTCCTCGTTGACACCTTCTCCTGAGAACTGCGAACCGACAGGCGCAAGGCGCTCATTTAGTCGCTTCTTGAAACCCTCCacctcatcgtcttcgaagTGAAGATAGTCGCCGGGACTAAGTTGATAGTCAGTCTACGGTTCTCTGTGGTATATCACACTGCAGACCACGGTAGTCGGTGTAGCTAAGACAACACGTACAGCTTGAAAAAGGCATTGGCGATTTGTAGCATCAACACATGAGGATGGTTATGTTCGTGGCAAACAAGAACACCTTCGCAAGTCCGTCGCATGCCATGTTGGTCGTAATGCTCCTCAAGGCGCTTTAGACGGGCCAGGACTGAGGGGTCCTCCTCCGGTTGCGTTTCCTTGGTGCCGAATGTGTAATTGGAAAGTGGATATAGACGAATTGTTTGAGGTTGCTGAGCGGAGAAATCTTTAGGGATGATAGGCCTGCAAGGAATGAAATATTAGTAACCGCCAGTGAGGACAGAAGTCGTAGATAGGCTCGATGGACGAAGCAGAGACATACGGGCGAGAGCTTTGCATCGCCGTCGCCGTGGTAGTTGACATTTTAGCGACTATTTGTTTTCAGAAATGAGAGGTACAATATGCGTGCGAGCTGAATTTCAAATAACTGGGAAATTGAGTGAATTTTGACGCGGCTGCGTTCAGTCGCAACTTCGATGCGGCGGAGGTCTACCGGAGCACTGACGGAGAAGTGGATGGAGTAAGTTAGCTTTGTTATGGCCCTCAGACTCGCCCCGCGAAAACATTCCACCGCCCCGAAGAGGAGGGCGCCATTTACACCGATGTTCGACAGAAACAGAGCACATCAGTCCATATACGTCCAGTTTTCGATTATCTATGGGAAAACAAAGTGTCTGCAATTCTTTCCACTATTCCTTAAATCCGGATTGTTTTAAAATATTCAGCGAGCAATGAATAATGTTGTATCGTTATCTGAACCGCGTGGTTTATAAATGGATCTACTACGTACATACCAAGATCCCCATAGCTCCAATAACCCCAACCGATGCCTTACCCATCATCCACCCAACACCCACATGTTCAATGCTGAATCTATACAGATTGACTATGTCtaagagaaaaggggaataTAGCTCTTAGATTCTACTCTTAGAGCTTAGCATCAAAGTCCTCATATTCACTCAAGTCCGTCACTGGGCTGGGGCCAGCGCTGACAGCAAGGCGCGCCTTGAACTCGGAAACATTGGTAATAAAGGTCGGGTGCTGCTTTTCTGCGAGTTTTCCGACGCCATTCGCCACGAAT encodes:
- a CDS encoding cleavage and polyadenylation specificity factor subunit 5 (mRNA cleavage factor I subunit), producing the protein MSTTTATAMQSSRPPIIPKDFSAQQPQTIRLYPLSNYTFGTKETQPEEDPSVLARLKRLEEHYDQHGMRRTCEGVLVCHEHNHPHVLMLQIANAFFKLPGDYLHFEDDEVEGFKKRLNERLAPVGSQFSGEGVNEDWEIGDTLAQWWRPNFETFMYPFLPGHVTRPKECKKLYFIQLPKKKVLSVPKNMKLLAVPLFELYDNTARYGPQLSAIPHLLSRYNFEFVDENDNVVAATPGTPLPEGQIPKTKVLAGDNEGQDEGMADYTGDTTENGGQ
- a CDS encoding lipase family protein (predicted protein) encodes the protein MHHLGKVLTAFAACAGLGVAAPSSAQITPREVSPQFLQQLTLYAQYAAAAYCSSNTNSPNTKLTCSVGNCPLVEGANTKTLAEFEDNKAFGDVAGFLAVDESNQQIVLSFRGTRSIETWAANVQLIKEDVDELCDGCKVHTGFWKSWESVATATLDGVKKAHQAYPGFKLAVTGHSFGGAVGTLAATVLRNSGSEVALYTYGSPRVGNQEFADYASGQGSNFRVTHSNDIVPRLPPRLLGYHQTSPEYWIPSGNNETVGTADIEMINEADSDMGNAGQKTQSIEAHKWYTDHIYECK